Proteins encoded within one genomic window of Ctenopharyngodon idella isolate HZGC_01 chromosome 6, HZGC01, whole genome shotgun sequence:
- the slc16a1a gene encoding monocarboxylate transporter 1a: MAPAVGGPVGYTPPEGGWGWAVVVGAFISIGFSYAFPKSITVFFKEIEMIFQVNSSQVSWISSIMLAVMYGGGPISSILVNKYGSRPIMMLGGCLSGVGLIAASFCNTVEGLYFCVGVVGGLGLAFNLNPALTMIGKYFYKRRPIANGIAMAGSPVFLSTLAPLNTWFFEQFGWRGSFLILGGLLLNCCVAGSLMRPIGPKPQLAVKASNSNRRAREKKTVIEIINGFIDLTLFKHHGFLLYLLGSVVMFFGLFTPLVFLSNYAKSKDIPKEKAAFLLSVLAFVDMVARPSMGILANTKWVRPRVQYYFAASILLNGVCHLLAPLSTDYTGFVIYAIFFGFAYGWLSSVLFETLMDLVGTQRFSSAVGLVTIVECAPVLLGPPLLGKFNDIYHDYKYTYMACGFILLVGSLFLFIGMGINYKLLEREAKEESKKANLQEEPGKEVVEAQKVPNDNTAEDAV, encoded by the exons ATGGCACCTGCTGTTGGAGGTCCTGTGGGCTACACCCCTCCTGAGGGGGGCTGGGGTTGGGCCGTGGTGGTTGGTGCCTTCATTTCTATCGGTTTCTCCTACGCCTTCCCAAAGTCCATCACTGTGTTCTTCAAGGAAATTGAAATGATCTTCCAAGTCAACAGCAGTCAAGTGTCCTGGATCTCTTCCATCATGCTTGCTGTCATGTATGGAGGAG GTCCTATCAGCAGTATCCTGGTCAATAAGTATGGAAGTCGGCCAATTATGATGTTGGGAGGCTGTCTCTCGGGAGTAGGGCTCATCGCTGCCTCTTTCTGCAATACTGTTGAGGGATTGTACTTCTGTGTCGGTGTTGTGGGAG GTCTGGGACTGGCATTTAATCTCAACCCAGCTCTCACAATGATCGGAAAATATTTCTACAAGAGACGCCCGATAGCTAATGGTATCGCTATGGCTGGTAGCCCAGTCTTCTTGTCTACTCTGGCTCCTTTAAACACTTGGTTCTTTGAGCAGTTCGGCTGGAGAGGAAGCTTCTTGATTCTGGGTGGACTTCTGCTTAATTGTTGTGTAGCTGGATCACTGATGAGGCCCATTGGCCCAAAGCCCCAACTTGCTGTTAAAGCTTCTAACAGTAACAGAAGAGCTAGAGAGAAAAAGACTGTGATAGAGATCATCAATGGTTTTATCGATCTGACACTGTTCAAGCATCATGGCTTCTTGCTTTACCTTCTGGGTAGCGTGGTCATGTTCTTCGGCCTCTTCACTCCTCTTGTGTTCCTCAGTAATTATGCCAAGAGTAAAGATATTCCCAAGGAGAAAGCAGCTTTTCTGCTCTCTGTCCTGGCCTTTGTAGATATGGTTGCACGACCTTCAATGGGAATACTCGCCAACACAAAATGGGTGAGACCAAGGGTGCAATACTACTTCGCCGCATCTATTCTCCTTAACGGTGTGTGCCACCTGCTTGCCCCTCTGTCCACAGACTACACAGGATTTGTGATTTATGCAATCTTCTTTGGGTTTGCCTATGGCTGGCTGAGCTCCGTGCTGTTTGAGACTCTCATGGATCTCGTGGGGACTCAGCGTTTCTCCAGTGCTGTAGGACTGGTGACGATTGTGGAATGTGCACCAGTGTTATTGGGGCCTCCTTTACTAG GGAAGTTCAATGACATCTACCATGACTACAAGTATACTTACATGGCCTGTGGATTTATCCTGCTGGTTGGCAGTTTGTTTCTGTTCATCGGAATGGGCATCAACTACAAGCTACTGGAGAGAGAGGCAAAAGAGGAATCCAAAAAAGCCAATCTACAGGAGGAACCTGGCAAAGAAGTTGTAGAGGCACAGAAAGTACCGAATGACAATACTGCAGAGGATGCTGTGTGA
- the sycp1 gene encoding synaptonemal complex protein 1, which produces MQKPFNFKLLVPPRAHLNQVSAVRPQETGLFEENGVFSPPDQSYKCSDMETSLPFPSKMVLPTKTSRPEGMKKVAVMPMEKEETSLRSSQLYSRLLDEAEKIKMWKFRIDSEISQKDRKLQENRKTIETQRKAIQELQFANETLSMKLEDQLNENEDLRNKSNATRNLCNILKDTFERSAEKMNLFEAEREETHDLFIQNSENIQRMVAAFESLRKQAEADQQEMLKLRECLTEFKDLKVKFKSECHVKEKEVAMLQEKLREKENNLKDFSVKLQEAKQSCILLEESAMKHQKLLQSVTQDREALEEKLRVTEQLKWEIEENQRALTDKLEQSKENHEKVLQKKDTELEELNNIKEQQSNQLAEMQLTVNSLQSSLTSEIQRVQDLKTKINSVVNELSDKSAELELIKGLKEDNSKQIQILRDELDEKSNSLCSIKEELKTSEVQMLQLIASLEEKQSETNNLKDAVENVTTENKNMKEALTKARNDNEELQEEVVLKEAKLKEMEEQLSGALESSCNSSKEVERLERDIKQQKENYKELMLKFNDLQIQKDVIQQQVDSGALEKKVLQSHLMESNANAEREKTEIDRLEREKQQLQEQVDILTAQIAVQDEERKNVQEQLRESGKGAKKELLMKDKKIKAFESKMSKLKEDSDDLKKRHIEELQKIRSDLEGMSTAEEQLKLEVQNLKQTAMEALKSKDDTEMKCQQKISDMVALMERHKHEYDKMVEEKDAELSEKRMREAEVNASKASLELELSHLQVENDELRQQFEKLKGEKVTLRTPVSSLEKDTLYQITEIKPKKRRNKISKTQKAVTTKKPLYEEENETPSTNASYTSAGEVNEVLHTPLWSLGKKSGTTPQIKSFRIRTPPSPKVTGSWKKNILKLDPKSDNSDSNDILSFSPRPVKSKKPMQPKDPDTGSLDMFKVQSSFVCKSPGAALKLAAMKRMRDAGWTTVSSSDKKKKKVTDKIFA; this is translated from the exons ATGCAAAAACCATTCAACTTCAAACTGTTGGTGCCCCCAAGAGCTCATTTGAATCAGGTGTCTGCAGTGAGGCCTCAGGAAACAGGCTTGTTTGAAGAAAACGGTGTTTTTTCTCCTCCTGATCAG AGTTACAAGTGTTCAGATATGGAGACAAGCCTGCCATTTCCATCAAAAATGGTGCTTCCTACGAAGACATCAAGACCAG AGGGTATGAAGAAGGTTGCAGTCATGCCAATGGAAAAGGAGGAG ACATCATTAAGATCCAGCCAGCTGTACTCCAGATTGCTCGATGAAGCtgagaaaattaaaatgtggAAGTTCAGAATAGATTCTGAGATTTCACAAAAAGACAGGAAGCTTCAGGAGAACAGAAAAACCATTGAGACGCAGCGCAAAGCCATTCAGGAGCTTCAG TTTGCAAATGAAACTCTGAGCATGAAATTAGAGGATCAACTCAATGAGAATGAAGATCTTAGAAATAA AAGTAATGCAACCAGAAATTTGTGTAACATACTAAAGGACACATTTGAGAGATCTGCTGAGAAAATGAATCTGT TTGAGGCTGAACGGGAAGAAACTCATGATCTGTTTATACAGAACAGTGAGAATATTCAG AGGATGGTGGCGGCATTTGAAAGTCTTCGGAAGCAGGCAGAGGCTGATCAGCAGGAAATGTTGAAAT TAAGAGAATGCCTTACAGAGTTTAAGGATCTTAAAGTGAAGTTCAAGAGTGAATGCCATGTGAAGGAGAAAGAG GTTGCCATGCTCCAAGAAAAActcagagaaaaagaaaacaatctAAAAGATTTTTCAGTAAAACTCCAAGAGGCAAAGCAAAGCTGCATTCTGCTAGAGGAGTCTGCAA TGAAACATCAGAAATTACTTCAGAGTGTTACACAGGACCGGGAGGCGCTTGAGGAAAAACTCAGGGTGACGGAGCAACTCAAATGGGAGATTGAG GAAAACCAGAGAGCCTTAACTGACAAACTGGAGCAAAGCAAGGAGAACCATGAGAAAGTTCTTCAAAAGAAAGACACTGAACTAGAGGAACTAAACAACATCAAAGAGCAACAGTCAAACCAACTTGCAGAGATGCAGCTGACAGTGAATTCTTTGCAGTCCTCACTAACATCTGAGATACAGAG GGTACAAGACCTTAAGACAAAGATAAATTCAGTGGTGAATGAACTCAGTGACAAAAGTGCAGAATTGG AACTTATTAAGGGGCTGAAAGAGGACAATAGCAAGCAAATACAGATACTCAGAGATGAGCTG GATGAGAAGTCAAATTCACTCTGCTCTATAAAGGAGGAATTAAAGACAAGTGAAGTTCAGATGCTCCAGCTTATTGCTTCACTTGAAGAGAAACAAAGTGAGACAAATAATTTGAAG GATGCTGTGGAGAATGTcacaacagaaaataaaaacatgaaggAGGCCCTGACAAAAGCTAGAAACGACAATGAAGAGCTGCAAGAAGAAGTTGTTTTAAAAGAG GCTAAATTGAAAGAGATGGAGGAACAATTGTCAGGAGCTTTGGAGAGCAGTTGTAATTCATCTAAAGAGGTAGAACGATTGGAGAGGGACATAAAGCAACAGAA GGAGAATTACAAGGAGCTGATGTTGAAGTTTAATGACCTGCAGATTCAGAAAGACGTCATTCAACAACAGGTTGATAGTGGTGCTTTAGAGAAGAAAGTCCTTCAGTCTCATTTAATG gaaAGCAATGCAAATGCAGAACGGGAGAAGACAGAAATAGATAGACTTGAGAGAGAGAAGCAACAGCTTCA GGAACAGGTGGATATTTTAACTGCACAAATTGCTGTTCAGGATGAAGAGAGAAAGAATGTTCAGGAGCAGTTAAGAGAAAGT GGCAAAGGCGCAAAGAAAGAACTTCtgatgaaagacaaaaaaataaaagcatttgagTCAAAG ATGAGTAAACTGAAGGAAGATTCAGATGATTTAAAGAAACGTCACATAGAGGAGCTTCAGAAAATACGCTCTGACCTTGAAGGCATGTCAACAGCAGAGGAACAACTCAAACTTGAG gtgcaAAACCTGAAGCAAACCGCCATGGAGGCACTGAAGAGTAAAGACGACACAGAAATGAAATGCCAGCAGAAGATATCAGACATGGTTGCTTTGATGGAGAGGCACAAG CATGAGTATGACAAAATGGTAGAAGAAAAAGATGCAGAACTGAGTGAAAAACGGATGAGAGAAGCTGAAGTCAACGCAAGCAAAGCATCACTG GAACTGGAGCTGTCCCACCTGCAAGTGGAAAATGATGAGCTGAGACAACAATTTGAAAAGCTCAAAGGAGAAAAGGTGACCTTGAGGACACCAGTTTCATCTCTTGAAAAAGACACACTTTATCAG ATAACTGAAATCAAACCAAAGAAGAGAAGAAACAAGATCTCTAAAACTCAGAAAGCTGTGACCACTAAGAAGCCTCTGTATGAGGAAGAAAATGAAACTCCATCAACAAATGCATCCTACACTTCTGCT GGAGAAGTGAATGAAGTCCTTCATACACCATTATGGAGCCTGGGCAAAAAATCTGGAACAACACCTCAAATAAAG TCATTCAGAATCCGCACACCACCCTCACCTAAGGTTACAGGGTCTTGGAAGAAAAATATTCTGAAGCTGGACCCAAAGTCAGACAACTCCGACAGCAACGACATACTG AGTTTCTCTCCAAGACCTGTTAAATCAAAGAAACCTATGCAGCCAAAAGACCCAGACACAGGGAGTTTGGACATGTtcaag GTGCAGAGTTCTTTCGTGTGCAAGTCTCCAGGAGCAGCGCTGAAACTGGCTGCAATGAAGAGAATGCGAGATGCTGGATGGACCACCGTTAGCAGTTCagataagaagaaaaaaaaagtaacagacAAGATCTTTGCTTGA
- the si:ch211-105j21.9 gene encoding sialomucin core protein 24-like isoform X1, with the protein MGVLTLRLLVCGQLILFSLVVNNITDAQQNSESPTKAPPLTATGNQTKNNASDSSSTSAYNGSASTQNNLTTQATTIGFNSTVGPTPSNETVTGPAVQPNSTTNTQTTQSGTSSTININSTAVTSTDNSTRSNNESVTSSTTPMTKPTAFTSTSVIQNSSTSSNESQTGGGLNHSEKSLTILFSILLGVIVLVILVNFMYKYGRSKERSIQYTHRRLQNEDTGEPFAVSDDTLVISGGLYDGPQIYNPTMTVQNDEEYQTDIPGFASRPSQIRLEFLREDQDRAFDNETSTFQTFHAHDQEP; encoded by the exons ATGGGTGTGTTAACTCTTCGGCTTTTGGTATGTGGCCAACTAATATTGTTTTCATTGGTTGTGAATAATATAACCGATGCACAACAGAACAGTGAGTCACCAACAAAAGCTCCACCTCTGACTGCAACAGGAAACCAAACAAAGAACAATGCTTCAGATTCATCCAGCACTTCAGCATACAATGGTAGTGCTTCAACTCAAAACAACTTGACAACCCAGGCGACTACTATTGGCTTCAATAGTACTGTGGGACCCACCCCAAGCAATGAAACAGTCACAGGACCGGCAGTGCAGCCAAACTCAACAACAAACACTCAGACAACCCAATCAGGCACATCCTCAACAATCAACATCAATTCAACAGCTGTCACTTCTACAGACAACAGCACTCGCAGTAACAATGAAAGTGTTACATCAAGCACTACACCAATGACCAAACCAACAGCATTTACTTCCACCTCTGTAATTCAAAACAGCTCAACTTCTTCCAATGAATCTCAAA CAGGTGGTGGCCTGAATCATTCAGAGAAATCTCTGACCATTTTATTCAGCATTCTGCTTGGTGTGATAGTTCTGGTAATTCTGGTGAACTTTATGTACAAGTATGGCAGAAGCAAAGAGAGAAGTATCCAATATACTCACCGCCGTCTCCAGAATGAAGATACAG GTGAGCCGTTTGCAGTGTCAGATGACACGCTGGTCATTTCAGGAGGACTCTATGATGGCCCTCAGATTTACAACCCCACCATGACAGTGCAGAACGATGAAGAGTACCAGACAGACATACCTGGATTTGCTTCCAGACCTTCTCAGATCCGCTTAGAGTTTCTGAGAGAGGATCAAGACAGAGCATTTGACAACGAGACTTCCACCTTTCAGACATTCCATGCACATGACCAAGAGCCTTAA
- the si:ch211-105j21.9 gene encoding sialomucin core protein 24-like isoform X2 produces MGVLTLRLLVCGQLILFSLVVNNITDAQQNSESPTKAPPLTATGNQTKNNASDSSSTSAYNGSASTQNNLTTQATTIGFNSTVGPTPSNETVTGPAVQPNSTTNTQTTQSGTSSTININSTAVTSTDNSTRSNNESVTSSTTPMTKPTAFTSTSVIQNSSTSSNESQSGGLNHSEKSLTILFSILLGVIVLVILVNFMYKYGRSKERSIQYTHRRLQNEDTGEPFAVSDDTLVISGGLYDGPQIYNPTMTVQNDEEYQTDIPGFASRPSQIRLEFLREDQDRAFDNETSTFQTFHAHDQEP; encoded by the exons ATGGGTGTGTTAACTCTTCGGCTTTTGGTATGTGGCCAACTAATATTGTTTTCATTGGTTGTGAATAATATAACCGATGCACAACAGAACAGTGAGTCACCAACAAAAGCTCCACCTCTGACTGCAACAGGAAACCAAACAAAGAACAATGCTTCAGATTCATCCAGCACTTCAGCATACAATGGTAGTGCTTCAACTCAAAACAACTTGACAACCCAGGCGACTACTATTGGCTTCAATAGTACTGTGGGACCCACCCCAAGCAATGAAACAGTCACAGGACCGGCAGTGCAGCCAAACTCAACAACAAACACTCAGACAACCCAATCAGGCACATCCTCAACAATCAACATCAATTCAACAGCTGTCACTTCTACAGACAACAGCACTCGCAGTAACAATGAAAGTGTTACATCAAGCACTACACCAATGACCAAACCAACAGCATTTACTTCCACCTCTGTAATTCAAAACAGCTCAACTTCTTCCAATGAATCTCAAA GTGGTGGCCTGAATCATTCAGAGAAATCTCTGACCATTTTATTCAGCATTCTGCTTGGTGTGATAGTTCTGGTAATTCTGGTGAACTTTATGTACAAGTATGGCAGAAGCAAAGAGAGAAGTATCCAATATACTCACCGCCGTCTCCAGAATGAAGATACAG GTGAGCCGTTTGCAGTGTCAGATGACACGCTGGTCATTTCAGGAGGACTCTATGATGGCCCTCAGATTTACAACCCCACCATGACAGTGCAGAACGATGAAGAGTACCAGACAGACATACCTGGATTTGCTTCCAGACCTTCTCAGATCCGCTTAGAGTTTCTGAGAGAGGATCAAGACAGAGCATTTGACAACGAGACTTCCACCTTTCAGACATTCCATGCACATGACCAAGAGCCTTAA